The Juglans regia cultivar Chandler chromosome 2, Walnut 2.0, whole genome shotgun sequence genome includes a window with the following:
- the LOC109013614 gene encoding transcription factor ORG2-like, producing MFASPPTSLCMIASPLNQEDLRSHAQIKSYAYSEIFGDHYPPPEPNAELNRSTPCTSISSDPTMIKKLYHNANERDRRKKMNNLYLTLRSLLDPAADQTKKLSIPATVSRVVKFIPELRQQVEGLIQKKEELLSSISRLGEQIHLQEYQRHHDMSSRSSLSAVSTNWLNDSEVTIQISTYKVQKSPLAEILLSLEEDGFLLLNASSFGSFGSGRVFYNLHLQVERTSRLEREVVLNEKLKSLYEKGKEFMNHEYIGSIHFKDLPIN from the exons ATGTTTGCATCACCGCCCACATCCCTTTGCATGATTGCAAGTCCTTTAAATCAGGAGGATCTGAGAAGCCATGCGCAGATCAAAAGCTACGCCTATTCAGAGATATTTGGTGATCATTACCCTCCACCAGAGCCAAACGCCGAGCTCAATCGCTCAACACCATGCACGTCAATTAGCAGCGACCCCACCATGATAAAGAAACTTTACCACAATGCTAACGAGCGAGATCGTCGCAAGAAGATGAACAATTTGTATCTTACTCTGCGTTCTTTACTTGATCCTGCGGCTGATCAAACG AAAAAATTAAGTATTCCGGCCACAGTTTCACGCGTGGTAAAATTCATACCAGAACTACGACAGCAAGTAGAGGGGCTGATTCAAAAGAAGGAAGAGCTTTTATCAAGCATTTCTAGGCTGGGAGAACAAATTCATCTGCAAGAATATCAAAGGCATCATGATATGTCATCTCGCAGCTCTTTATCTGCTGTTTCGACAAATTGGCTTAACGATAGCGAAGTTACGATACAGATATCCACATATAAAGTTCAGAAGAGTCCATTAGCTGAGATCTTGCTTAGTTTAGAGGAAGATGGGTTTCTACTGCTAAATGCTTCTTCCTTTGGGTCCTTCGGATCAGGAAGGGTCTTTTATAATTTGCACCTCCAG GTGGAAAGGACCAGTAGATTGGAGCGTGAAGTAGTTTTGAATGAGAAGCTCAAGTCATTAtatgaaaagggaaaagagTTCATGAATCACGAATATATTGGCTCTATACATTTCAAGGATTTACCTATTAATTAA
- the LOC109013984 gene encoding cyclic nucleotide-gated ion channel 4 codes for MASEQEISNASRMHYMTDDDHSDTSSEEEEVAEEEDHGDENESTHISDCKNNMYFMCVPRRRPGGWSLGQVLDPRAKWVQEWNRVFLLVCATGLFVDPLFFYALSISDTCMCLFIDGWFAITVTVLRCMTDALHVWNMWLQLKMAERSFAAGGMSGHLMPDTTARSVALRYLKAKKGFVFDLFVILPLPQVVLWVAIPSLLERGQITIVMTVYLIIFLFQYLPKIYHAVRLLRRMQNLSGYIFGTVWWGIALNLIAYFVASHAAGACWYLLGIQRATQCLKEQCRATNSCGTFRMLSCKEPIYYGTTSMVRDGARLLWAENKQARSTCLESSENYQYGAYKWTVQIVTNDSRLEKILFPIFWGLMTLSTFGNLESTTEWLEVVFNIIVLTSGLLLVTMLIGNIKVFLHATTSKKQAMQLKMRNLEWWMKKRRLPPGFRQRVRNYERQRWAAMRGVDECEMISNLPEGLRRDIKYHLCLDLVRQVPLFQHMDDLVLENICDRVKSLIFTKGETITREGDPVQRMLFIVRGHLQSSQVLRDGVKSCCMLGPGNFSGDELLSWCLRRPFIERLPPSSSTLVTIETTEAFGLEADDVKYVTQHFRYTFVNEKVKRSARYYSPGWRTWAAVAIQLAWRRYRHRLTLTSLSFIRPRRPVSRCSSMGEDRLRLYTALLTSPKPDQDDFFNY; via the exons atggcTAGTGAGCAGGAAATCTCAAATGCTTCGCGCATGCACTACATGACCGATGACGACCACAGCGATACTAGtagtgaagaggaagaagtagcagaagaagaagatcatggagACGAAAATGAAAGCACGCATATTAGTGACTGTAAAAACAATATGTATTTCATGTGCGTGCCTCGCCGGAGGCCGGGAGGGTGGTCCCTAGGGCAGGTCTTGGACCCGAGGGCCAAGTGGGTTCAAGAATGGAACAGGGTGTTCCTCTTGGTGTGCGCCACGGGACTCTTCGTCGACCCTCTCTTCTTTTACGCATTGTCCATAAGCGACACCTGCATGTGCCTCTTCATAGATGGGTGGTTCGCCATCACGGTCACGGTGCTCCGGTGCATGACCGACGCCTTGCACGTCTGGAACATGTGGTTGCAGCTCAAGATGGCCGAACGGTCCTTTGCCGCCGGGGGTATGAGTGGGCATCTCATGCCGGATACCACTGCTCGCTCTGTGGCTCTCCGGTACTTGAAGGCCAAGAAGGGTTTTGTCTTTGATCTCTTTGTGATTCTTCCACTTCCACAG GTTGTTTTATGGGTTGCTATTCCCTCTCTTCTGGAAAGAGGACAAATAACCATTGTGATGACGGTTTACTTaatcatatttcttttccaaTATCTACCAAAGATCTACCATGCTGTCCGCCTCTTGCGTCGCATGCAAAACCTCTCTGGCTACATCTTTGGAACAGTTTGGTGGGGAATAGCCCTCAACTTGATTGCATATTTCGTAGCCTCGCAT GCGGCGGGAGCATGTTGGTACTTGCTAGGAATCCAAAGAGCTACACAATGCCTGAAAGAGCAATGCAGAGCAACTAATAGTTGTGGTACTTTCAGAATGCTATCTTGTAAAGAACCTATATATTACGGAACAACAAGCATGGTGAGAGATGGAGCTAGATTGTTATGGGCAGAGAACAAGCAAGCAAGGTCTACCTGCTTAGAAAGCTCTGAGAATTATCAGTATGGAGCCTATAAATGGACTGTTCAAATTGTTACAAACGATAGCCGCTTGGAGAAGATACTTTTTCCCATCTTTTGGGGTCTAATGACTCTTAG CACCTTTGGGAACTTGGAGAGCACTACAGAATGGTTAGAAGTTGTTTTCAATATCATCGTTCTAACCAGTGGACTCCTTTTGGTCACCATGTTGATTGGAAATATCAAG GTGTTCTTGCACGCAACTACGTCAAAGAAACAAGCAATGCAATTGAAAATGAGGAATCTAGAGTGGTGGATGAAGAAGAGGCGGCTGCCTCCAGGGTTCAGGCAGCGAGTGCGTAACTATGAGAGGCAAAGATGGGCTGCAATGCGTGGAGTTGATGAATGCGAGATGATAAGTAACCTCCCTGAAGGCCTTAGGAGGGACATAAAGTACCATCTCTGTTTGGACTTGGTTAGACAg GTCCCATTGTTCCAGCACATGGATGATCTGGTCCTAGAGAACATCTGTGACCGTGTGAAGTCCCTCATATTCACCAAGGGAGAAACA ATAACTAGAGAGGGCGACCCAGTTCAGAGAATGCTATTTATAGTGAGGGGTCATCTTCAAAGCAGCCAAGTTCTTCGAGATGGCGTTAAGAGTTGCTGCATGTTAGGCCCCGGAAACTTCAGTGGTGACGAACTTCTTTCATGGTGCCTCAGACGACCTTTTATCGAGCGGCTGCCGCCATCTTCATCGACATTAGTGACTATCGAAACAACGGAAGCGTTTGGGCTAGAAGCGGACGATGTGAAGTATGTTACGCAGCACTTTCGTTACACATTTGTTAACGAGAAGGTTAAGAGGAGCGCCAGATATTACTCGCCCGGGTGGAGAACATGGGCGGCCGTGGCGATTCAATTGGCATGGAGGAGGTATAGGCACCGGTTGACGCTGACATCTTTGTCATTTATTAGGCCAAGGAGGCCCGTTTCTCGGTGTTCTTCAATGGGAGAGGACAGGCTCCGGCTTTATACGGCTTTGTTAACTTCACCAAAGCCCGATCAAGATGATTTCTTCAACTATTGA
- the LOC109013623 gene encoding dynein light chain LC6, flagellar outer arm isoform X2, producing the protein MLEGKAVIGETDMLQTMQQDALDLAAKALDFFDVTDATEIARLIKKEFDGAYGPGWQCIVGTDFVSFVTHCSGCFIYFCISSLAILLFRGSAGPEVETSHFAALETLKA; encoded by the exons ATGCTAGAAGGAAAAGCAGTTATTGGAGAGACTGATATGCTCCAAACCATGCAGCAGGATGCCCTTGATCTAGCAGCAAAAGCGCTCGACTTTTTCGATGTCACCGATGCCACAGAGATTGCCCGCCTCATAAAAAAG GAATTTGATGGGGCATATGGACCTGGGTGGCAATGCATTGTCGGGACAGATTTTGTTTCGTTTGTGACCCATTGCTCTGGCTGCTTCATCTATTTTTGCATAAGCAGCCTTGCCATTTTGCTCTTCAGGGGCTCTGCCGGTCCAGAAGTTGAGACAAGCCACTTTGCAGCCCTAGAGACCTTGaaagcttga
- the LOC109013623 gene encoding dynein light chain 2, cytoplasmic isoform X1, whose protein sequence is MLDIISTTPCMPSYPHPQIQSQNLLLSLYCEEYHHQQDALDLAAKALDFFDVTDATEIARLIKKEFDGAYGPGWQCIVGTDFVSFVTHCSGCFIYFCISSLAILLFRGSAGPEVETSHFAALETLKA, encoded by the exons ATGCTCGATATAATCTCCACCACTCCGTGCATGCCATCTTACCCTCATCCACAAATCCAGTCTCAAAATTTGCTTCTGTCGCTTTACTGCGAAGAGTACCACCACCAG CAGGATGCCCTTGATCTAGCAGCAAAAGCGCTCGACTTTTTCGATGTCACCGATGCCACAGAGATTGCCCGCCTCATAAAAAAG GAATTTGATGGGGCATATGGACCTGGGTGGCAATGCATTGTCGGGACAGATTTTGTTTCGTTTGTGACCCATTGCTCTGGCTGCTTCATCTATTTTTGCATAAGCAGCCTTGCCATTTTGCTCTTCAGGGGCTCTGCCGGTCCAGAAGTTGAGACAAGCCACTTTGCAGCCCTAGAGACCTTGaaagcttga
- the LOC109013993 gene encoding uncharacterized protein LOC109013993, producing the protein MPRRFFACFGRESASKTSSGERNNATADVSAEEQRHGGPVLVELFSSQGCATSPEAELVMSRLGRGDFDGPDLPPVVVLGFHVDYWDYMGWKDPFGSSQWTVRQKAYVEALKLDTMFTPQVVVQGRAQCIANDENALLAAIKDAPRFPAPTFQATFRSPTTDSLQVSLTGALRSKVDNRGANVMVALYESGLVTDCPKGENKGRVLSNDFVVRKLEKLCTVKDISAKKTVSGTVSFSLWQGFNGSKCGVVVFVQDSSHQIFGSQNFQLPDNI; encoded by the exons ATGCCGCGTCGTTTCTTCGCCTGCTTCGGCAGAGAAAGCGCTTCTAAGACGTCGTCTGGGGAACGGAACAACGCGACGGCGGACGTATCGGCGGAGGAGCAGCGGCATGGCGGGCCGGTGCTGGTGGAACTGTTCTCGTCGCAGGGCTGTGCCACGTCGCCCGAGGCTGAGCTGGTGATGTCTAGGCTGGGTAGGGGGGACTTCGACGGGCCGGACCTGCCGCCCGTGGTGGTTCTGGGCTTCCACGTGGACTACTGGGACTATATGGGCTGGAAGGACCCGTTTGGGTCCAGCCAGTGGACCGTAAGGCAAAAGGCCTACGTGGAGGCCCTCAAGCTTGACACCATGTTCACGCCCCAGGTGGTGGTCCAGGGTAGAGCCCAATGTATTGCCAATGATGAGAATGCTCTGTTGGCCGCCATCAAGGACGCACCCAGATTCCCTGCCCCAACGTTCCAG GCAACCTTCCGAAGTCCGACGACGGACTCCTTGCAAGTCTCCCTAACAGGAGCTCTAAGGAGCAAAGTGGATAATCGTGGTGCCAATGTCATGGTGGCATTGTACGAAAGTGGGTTGGTGACTGACTGTCCCAAGGGGGAGAACAAAGGGCGGGTTCTATCCAATGATTTCGTTGTTAGAAAGCTTGAAAAGCTCTGCACCGTCAAAGACATTTCTGCCAAGAAGACTGTATCAGGAACTGTTAGTTTCTCCCTATGGCAAGGATTCAATGGCAGCAAATGTGGGGTCGTGGTCTTTGTTCAAGATAGCTCTCATCAAATTTTTGGTTCCCAGAACTTTCAGTTGCCCGATAACATATGA
- the LOC109014001 gene encoding vesicle-associated protein 4-1-like, with product MALADHHRSQSDVKLFRLCPFWQSGNTSSSSSSTQNLTHSNHGSLSNRHVAGPNSKPSSKTVSSVARSLLPPRRRLRLDPTNNLYFPNEPGKQVKSAIRLKNTSRSHVAFKFQTTAPKSCYMRPPGGILAPGESIIATVFKFVEHTENNEKQLDQKSKIKFKIMSLKVKAGMEYVPELFDEQKDQATVERILRVVFLDMERPSPALDKLKRQLAEAEAALETRKKPPVDTGPRVVGEGLVIDEWKERREKYLARQQVEAIESA from the exons ATGGCCCTCGCAGACCACCACAGGTCGCAGTCCGACGTTAAGCTTTTCAGACTCTGCCCGTTTTGGCAATCGGGAAATACGTCGTCGTCTTCCTCCTCTACGCAGAACCTTACGCATAGTAACCACGGGAGCCTAAGCAACCGACACGTAGCGGGGCCCAATTCGAAGCCGTCCTCCAAAACTGTGTCGTCTGTGGCCCGATCGCTGCTCCCTCCTCGGCGTAGGCTCCGGCTCGACCCCACCAACAACCTCTACTTCCCAA ATGAGCCTGGTAAACAGGTTAAGAGCGCGATCAGGTTGAAGAACACAAGCAGGTCTCATGTTGCTTTCAAG TTTCAAACTACAGCACCAAAGAGCTGTTATATGCGCCCTCCTGGTGGTATCCTTGCTCCCGGAGAAAGTATTATTGCAACTG TGTTCAAGTTTGTGGAGCATACTGAGAACAATGAAAAACAATTGGACCAGAAGAGTAAGATTAAGTTCAAGATCATGAGTCTGAAGGTGAAAGCAGGAATGGAGTATGTACCTGAGCTG TTTGATGAACAAAAGGATCAAGCAACGGTTGAGCGAATTTTGCGGGTTGTCTTTTTAGACATGGAGCGTCCTAGTCCT GCTTTGGATAAACTGAAGCGTCAACTAGCCGAAGCTGAGGCTGCACTGGAAACACGCAAGAAACCTCCTGTAGATACAGGACCTAGGGTTGTGGGAGAAGGGCTAGTAATAGATGAATGG AAAGAGCGGAGGGAGAAATATCTGGCTCGACAACAGGTTGAAGCAATAGAGTCGGCATAG
- the LOC109013639 gene encoding uncharacterized protein LOC109013639, with protein MSAAIRGWMVAASIGAVEALKDQGICRWNQPLRSLQQHAKNNIRSYSQAKTLSSQSSSAISSSKVKNHDKSEESLRKVMYLSCWGPN; from the coding sequence ATGAGTGCAGCAATAAGAGGTTGGATGGTGGCAGCAAGTATTGGAGCAGTGGAGGCCTTGAAAGACCAAGGGATTTGCAGATGGAACCAGCCTCTAAGATCACTTCAACAGCATGCCAAGAACAATATCAGATCCTATTCTCAGGCCAAGACACTCTCCTCTCAGTCTTCCTCTGCTATATCCAGCAGTAAAGTGAAAAATCATGACAAGTCCGAAGAGTCTTTGAGAAAAGTCATGTACTTGAGCTGTTGGGGTCCTAATTGA